Proteins encoded within one genomic window of Haladaptatus sp. QDMS2:
- a CDS encoding ATP-dependent DNA helicase, giving the protein MNTERILDEFPAPSFRGAQKQALLDIKNAYDAGNDVVLVRAPTGSGKSLLARAIAGCAKKPGEGDPTRPMGAYYTTPQVSQLDDVADDELLEDLQIIRGKRNYSCILPGESTTPVNQAPCAREKGFDCNVKHRCPYFSDRAIAANRSIAAMTLAYFMQTAGTEAFGQRDVVVIDEAHGLAEWAEMYATIDIQPHTVPVWEQLNVPEIDGLDRAVSFADGVKDICTRRKDELLRKVELSPAEVAERDRLQKLIADLKWFVEDYRNPESPTTWVVDQPDGEGTGVTVKPMNPERYLRHTVWDRGTKFALLSATILNREAFCRQVGLDPKKVALVDVPHTFPLENRPLYDVTQGKMTYEHRKQTLPKIARLIVQLMQKHPDEKGIIHAHSYAIQAELERMLGEFGVAGRVQAHSRENRDADLESWKATDDPDVFLSVKMEEALDLKGDLARWQVICKAPYLNTSDSRVARRLEDGQWAWYHRAALRTVIQGCGRVVRAPDDYGATYLADSSLLDLFERAEPDMPPWFKEQVDAMTVPDLPDFDGKAAAGEKFGSPSKTSRRAPTRNSTRSSGGRSSSGSSSSSSTAASSDGSRRKGNPKNKSFEDHPLSDIWSE; this is encoded by the coding sequence GTGAATACGGAGCGCATTCTCGACGAATTTCCGGCCCCCTCGTTTCGCGGTGCCCAGAAGCAGGCGCTCCTCGACATCAAGAACGCCTACGACGCCGGCAACGACGTGGTGCTCGTCCGCGCGCCGACCGGGAGTGGGAAATCGTTACTCGCCCGCGCCATCGCCGGGTGTGCGAAAAAGCCCGGGGAGGGCGACCCGACGCGGCCGATGGGCGCGTACTACACCACGCCGCAGGTGTCACAGTTAGACGACGTGGCGGACGACGAACTCCTCGAAGACCTCCAGATTATTCGCGGAAAGCGCAACTACTCCTGTATCCTGCCGGGCGAATCGACCACGCCCGTCAATCAGGCCCCCTGCGCCCGTGAGAAGGGCTTCGACTGCAACGTCAAACACAGGTGTCCGTACTTCTCCGACCGGGCCATCGCAGCCAACCGCTCGATTGCGGCGATGACTCTCGCGTACTTCATGCAGACCGCCGGAACCGAAGCGTTCGGCCAACGCGACGTGGTGGTCATCGACGAGGCGCACGGCCTCGCCGAGTGGGCAGAGATGTACGCGACCATCGACATCCAGCCACACACCGTGCCCGTCTGGGAGCAGCTGAACGTCCCCGAAATCGACGGCCTCGACCGCGCCGTCTCGTTCGCCGACGGCGTCAAGGACATCTGCACCCGGCGCAAGGACGAGCTCCTGCGGAAGGTCGAACTCTCGCCCGCGGAAGTCGCAGAGCGCGACCGCCTCCAGAAACTAATCGCTGACCTGAAGTGGTTCGTCGAGGACTACCGGAACCCGGAGAGTCCGACAACGTGGGTCGTCGACCAGCCAGACGGCGAGGGAACCGGCGTCACGGTCAAACCGATGAATCCAGAACGCTACCTGCGTCACACCGTCTGGGACCGGGGAACGAAGTTCGCGCTTCTCTCGGCGACGATTCTCAACCGCGAGGCGTTCTGTCGGCAGGTCGGTCTCGACCCGAAGAAAGTCGCCCTCGTGGACGTTCCTCACACCTTCCCCCTCGAAAATCGCCCGCTCTACGACGTGACCCAGGGAAAGATGACCTACGAGCACCGCAAGCAGACGCTTCCGAAAATCGCTCGCCTCATCGTCCAGTTGATGCAAAAGCATCCCGACGAGAAGGGAATTATCCACGCCCACTCCTACGCGATTCAGGCGGAATTAGAGCGGATGCTCGGCGAATTCGGCGTCGCCGGACGCGTGCAGGCCCACTCACGGGAGAACCGGGATGCGGACTTAGAAAGCTGGAAGGCGACCGACGACCCCGACGTGTTCCTCTCGGTCAAGATGGAGGAAGCCCTCGACCTGAAAGGCGATCTCGCCCGCTGGCAGGTCATCTGCAAAGCGCCCTACCTGAACACGTCGGACTCGCGGGTGGCCCGCCGCCTCGAAGACGGACAGTGGGCGTGGTACCACCGCGCCGCGCTGCGCACCGTGATTCAGGGCTGTGGCCGCGTCGTTCGAGCACCGGACGACTACGGCGCGACCTATCTGGCGGATTCGAGCCTCCTCGACCTGTTCGAACGGGCAGAACCCGACATGCCCCCGTGGTTCAAAGAGCAGGTGGACGCGATGACCGTCCCGGACCTGCCCGACTTCGACGGAAAGGCCGCGGCGGGCGAGAAGTTCGGCAGTCCTTCGAAAACGTCCCGGCGAGCCCCAACGCGCAACTCGACGCGCTCGTCAGGGGGTCGTTCGTCGTCAGGTTCGTCCTCGTCCTCGTCCACCGCCGCGAGCAGTGACGGCTCCCGACGCAAGGGGAATCCCAAGAATAAGTCGTTCGAGGACCATCCACTTTCCGACATCTGGAGCGAGTAG
- a CDS encoding class I SAM-dependent methyltransferase family protein, with product MRDLAAVVAKADAEAAIASLTAEGVYDDSRKVVTHDEGHVELPILAPPSETAVFDVIRQTDPQRRTRTLEDVLAAEGWTEAELDSAPTSWAVVGSVVLVKLPDDCPRPKEVGEALLSLHGEAETVVSRGGISGARREPTGTVIAGSGDTETVHTEHGTKYAVDLSQVMFSPGNQAERVRMGEVVEPDERVFDMFAGIGYFTLPMARAGAHVTATEINPTSFKFLAENAQLNDVTDRVDAILADCRDVEISADRVVMGYYEAHEYLDAALAALEPGGVLHIHETTPETLLWDRPIDRLTAAAARADRAVEILDRRKVKSHSEGVWHVVVDAKID from the coding sequence ATGCGTGACCTCGCTGCCGTCGTCGCGAAAGCCGATGCCGAGGCTGCCATCGCCTCACTCACCGCAGAAGGCGTCTACGACGATTCGCGCAAAGTCGTCACCCACGACGAGGGACACGTCGAACTCCCGATTCTCGCCCCGCCCAGCGAAACCGCCGTCTTCGACGTGATTCGCCAGACCGACCCACAACGGCGCACTCGCACACTCGAAGACGTGCTCGCCGCCGAGGGCTGGACCGAAGCGGAACTCGACTCCGCGCCCACCTCGTGGGCCGTCGTCGGGTCTGTCGTGCTCGTCAAACTCCCAGACGACTGCCCTCGCCCCAAAGAAGTTGGCGAGGCGCTACTCTCGCTGCACGGCGAGGCGGAGACCGTCGTCTCCCGCGGCGGGATTTCTGGCGCACGCAGAGAACCCACCGGCACCGTCATCGCGGGCAGCGGCGACACCGAAACCGTCCACACCGAACACGGAACGAAGTACGCCGTCGACCTCTCACAGGTGATGTTCTCGCCCGGAAATCAGGCGGAGCGCGTCCGCATGGGCGAGGTCGTCGAACCCGACGAGCGCGTCTTCGACATGTTCGCGGGCATCGGTTACTTCACGCTCCCGATGGCCCGTGCTGGCGCACACGTCACGGCGACCGAAATCAACCCCACGTCCTTCAAATTCCTCGCGGAGAACGCCCAATTGAACGACGTGACCGACCGGGTAGACGCCATCCTCGCCGACTGCCGGGACGTCGAGATTTCTGCAGACCGCGTCGTGATGGGCTATTACGAGGCACACGAGTATCTTGACGCCGCACTCGCCGCGCTTGAACCCGGCGGCGTCCTCCACATACACGAGACGACGCCCGAAACCCTGCTCTGGGACCGACCAATCGACCGTCTTACCGCGGCCGCAGCCCGGGCTGACCGGGCGGTCGAGATACTCGACAGACGCAAGGTAAAGAGCCACAGCGAGGGCGTCTGGCACGTCGTCGTGGACGCGAAAATCGACTGA
- a CDS encoding 60S ribosomal export protein NMD3 produces the protein MTDSRAFCPRCGDPMDLPEEPRPGEPVDPDAKLCDDCYFENFEFVSAPDRIEVLVCAHCGALYRKSSWVDVGAEDYTDIAIEEVSRNLQVHVDVADVDWAVEPEQVDQNTIHMHCYFTGVIRDTPIEEEVMVPVKISRQTCSRCGKIAGSYYASTVQIRARDRTPTAEEMNRAEEIANEVVASMQDTGDRDAFITETKRGPDGLNVKVSTNKIGMKIARRVVNEFGGSYSDSETLVTEDEDGNGVYRVTFAVRLPPFTPGDIIDPQDDGGPVLVKSVQGNLKGIRLTTGDPFEAPFGDEEAASAKKIGSVDDAEETTLVTVEDEHAVQVLDPETFESKTISRPSYLDPDATMVSVLKSRAGLHILPDDA, from the coding sequence ATGACCGATTCGCGCGCCTTCTGTCCACGCTGTGGGGACCCGATGGACCTCCCCGAAGAGCCACGCCCGGGTGAGCCAGTGGACCCGGACGCGAAGCTCTGTGACGACTGTTACTTCGAGAACTTCGAGTTCGTCTCTGCCCCCGACCGCATCGAGGTGCTCGTTTGCGCCCACTGTGGCGCGCTCTACCGCAAGAGCAGCTGGGTCGACGTGGGCGCAGAGGACTACACCGACATCGCCATCGAAGAAGTCTCTCGCAACCTCCAGGTCCACGTGGACGTGGCGGACGTAGACTGGGCGGTCGAACCCGAACAGGTAGACCAGAACACCATCCACATGCACTGTTACTTCACAGGTGTCATCCGCGACACGCCAATCGAGGAAGAAGTGATGGTGCCCGTGAAAATCTCGCGCCAGACGTGCTCTCGCTGCGGGAAAATCGCGGGCAGTTACTACGCGAGTACCGTCCAGATTCGCGCCCGCGACCGCACGCCGACCGCAGAGGAGATGAATCGCGCCGAAGAAATCGCGAACGAAGTCGTCGCCAGCATGCAGGATACCGGCGACCGCGACGCCTTCATCACCGAGACCAAACGCGGCCCGGACGGCCTCAACGTCAAGGTCTCGACCAACAAAATCGGGATGAAAATCGCCCGCCGCGTCGTAAACGAGTTCGGCGGCAGTTACTCCGACTCGGAGACGCTCGTCACCGAAGACGAGGACGGCAACGGCGTCTACCGCGTCACCTTCGCGGTCCGCCTGCCGCCGTTCACCCCCGGCGACATCATCGACCCCCAGGACGACGGCGGCCCCGTCCTCGTAAAGAGCGTCCAGGGCAACCTGAAGGGCATCCGTCTCACCACGGGCGACCCGTTCGAAGCCCCGTTCGGCGACGAGGAGGCCGCGAGCGCGAAGAAAATCGGCTCGGTGGACGACGCTGAGGAGACCACCCTCGTCACCGTCGAAGACGAACACGCGGTGCAGGTGTTAGACCCAGAGACCTTCGAGTCGAAGACCATCTCGCGGCCCTCGTACCTCGACCCCGATGCGACGATGGTTTCTGTCCTGAAGAGTCGCGCCGGCCTCCACATCCTCCCCGACGATGCGTGA
- the htpX gene encoding zinc metalloprotease HtpX, translating to MNWKPDWGLRGRMALTMFLLFALYIVFIGVLTLYFESLVITVAFMGIFMFAQFFFSDKLALYSMGAKVVDEDEYPELHATIGRLAQQADLPKPKVAVANSRVPNAFATGRSQKNSAVAVTTGIMQTLDQDELEGVLAHELAHIKNRDVMVMTIASFLSTIAFLIVRWGWLFGGGGRNREGGAPVIVAIFVSLIVWVVSFLLIRALSRYREYSADRGGAIITGKPSALASALMKISSGMERVPKEDLREQAEMNAFFIIPIKSGFIGRIASTHPPMEKRIQKLREMEREMELA from the coding sequence ATGAATTGGAAGCCAGACTGGGGCCTGCGCGGGCGCATGGCTCTGACCATGTTCCTGCTCTTTGCCCTCTACATCGTCTTTATCGGGGTCCTCACGCTCTACTTCGAGAGCCTCGTGATTACCGTCGCGTTCATGGGGATCTTCATGTTCGCCCAGTTCTTCTTCAGCGACAAACTCGCCCTCTATTCGATGGGCGCGAAAGTCGTAGACGAAGACGAATACCCCGAGTTGCACGCCACGATTGGCCGCCTCGCCCAGCAGGCGGACCTGCCGAAGCCGAAGGTCGCCGTCGCGAACTCCCGCGTTCCGAACGCTTTCGCGACCGGGCGCTCCCAGAAGAACTCCGCCGTGGCAGTCACCACGGGCATCATGCAGACGCTGGACCAGGACGAATTAGAGGGCGTTCTCGCACACGAACTCGCGCACATCAAGAACCGCGACGTGATGGTCATGACCATCGCCTCGTTCCTCTCGACGATTGCCTTCCTCATCGTTCGCTGGGGCTGGCTGTTCGGCGGCGGCGGGCGCAACCGCGAGGGCGGCGCACCTGTCATCGTGGCCATCTTCGTCTCGCTCATCGTCTGGGTGGTGTCGTTCCTGCTCATTCGCGCCCTCTCGCGCTATCGCGAATACTCCGCAGACCGCGGCGGGGCCATCATCACGGGCAAGCCCTCCGCGCTCGCCTCGGCGCTGATGAAGATTTCGAGCGGGATGGAGCGCGTTCCGAAAGAGGACCTGCGCGAGCAGGCCGAGATGAACGCGTTCTTCATCATCCCCATCAAGAGCGGCTTCATCGGGCGCATCGCGAGCACGCACCCACCGATGGAAAAGCGCATCCAGAAGCTCCGCGAGATGGAGCGGGAGATGGAACTCGCATAG
- the radA gene encoding DNA repair and recombination protein RadA — protein sequence MAKDVDLESLPGVGPATADKLIEAGFDTFQSIAVASPGELSNTADIGESTAADIINAARKTADIGGFETGSAVLERRQKIGKLSWLVPDVDDLLGGGVETQSITEVYGEFGAGKSQITHQLSVNVQLPREFGGLEGSAIFIDSEDTFRPERIDDMVRGLDDEIIQAAMERREIEGSPGDDEAMELLVQDFLDHIHVAKAFNSNHQILLAQKAKEIAGDTQDTEWPVRLLCVDSLTAHFRAEYVGRGQLAQRQQKLNKHLHDLMRVGDLNNTAVVVTNQVSSNPDSFFGDPTQPIGGNILGHTSTFRMYLRKSKGSKRIVRLVDAPNLPDGEAVMRVEGEGLKPE from the coding sequence ATGGCAAAAGACGTCGACCTCGAGAGTCTCCCTGGTGTCGGTCCGGCAACCGCAGACAAGCTTATCGAAGCCGGCTTCGACACGTTCCAGTCGATTGCAGTCGCCAGCCCTGGCGAACTGTCGAACACCGCAGACATCGGTGAATCCACCGCCGCAGACATCATCAACGCCGCCCGCAAAACGGCTGACATCGGCGGCTTCGAGACAGGCTCCGCAGTGCTCGAACGACGACAGAAAATCGGCAAGCTCAGCTGGCTCGTCCCGGACGTAGACGACCTGCTCGGCGGCGGCGTCGAAACCCAGTCCATCACCGAAGTGTACGGTGAGTTCGGGGCCGGGAAGTCTCAGATTACCCATCAGCTTTCGGTGAACGTCCAGCTCCCCCGCGAGTTCGGCGGGCTCGAAGGCAGCGCCATCTTCATCGACTCCGAGGACACCTTCCGGCCAGAGCGTATCGACGACATGGTCCGTGGCTTAGACGACGAGATTATTCAGGCCGCGATGGAGCGCCGCGAAATCGAGGGCAGCCCTGGCGACGACGAAGCCATGGAACTGCTCGTCCAGGACTTCTTAGACCACATCCACGTCGCGAAGGCGTTCAACTCGAACCACCAGATTCTGCTCGCCCAGAAGGCAAAGGAAATCGCAGGCGACACACAGGACACCGAGTGGCCCGTCCGCCTGCTCTGTGTGGACTCGCTGACCGCCCACTTCCGCGCCGAGTACGTGGGCCGTGGCCAACTCGCCCAGCGCCAGCAGAAACTCAACAAACATCTCCACGACCTGATGCGCGTCGGCGACCTCAACAACACCGCCGTCGTCGTCACGAACCAGGTGTCCTCGAATCCCGACTCGTTCTTCGGCGACCCGACCCAGCCAATCGGTGGGAACATCCTCGGACACACCTCGACGTTCCGGATGTACCTGCGCAAATCGAAGGGCAGCAAGCGTATCGTCCGCCTCGTGGACGCGCCGAACCTGCCGGACGGTGAGGCAGTCATGCGTGTCGAGGGCGAAGGCCTGAAGCCGGAATAA
- a CDS encoding iron-sulfur cluster assembly scaffold protein has product MGLGSDMYRQQILDHYKNPRNYGHLENATFSHVGENPLCGDEISMDVVLDEDEETIVRVAFTGDGCAISQASASLLSQKLPGMTIEELQAMDRDDMVDMLGVDISPMRIKCAVLAEKVAQDGAEIYFGEKDLDKTVTEE; this is encoded by the coding sequence ATGGGACTGGGTTCGGATATGTACCGACAGCAGATTCTCGACCACTACAAGAACCCGCGAAATTACGGGCATCTGGAGAATGCGACGTTCTCACACGTCGGCGAGAATCCGCTGTGCGGTGACGAGATTAGTATGGACGTCGTCCTGGACGAGGACGAGGAGACAATCGTCCGCGTCGCCTTCACCGGCGACGGCTGTGCCATCAGCCAGGCGAGCGCCAGTCTGCTCTCGCAGAAACTTCCTGGGATGACGATCGAGGAACTCCAAGCGATGGACCGCGACGACATGGTCGACATGCTCGGCGTCGACATCAGCCCGATGCGCATCAAGTGTGCCGTCCTCGCAGAGAAAGTCGCCCAGGACGGCGCGGAAATCTACTTCGGCGAGAAAGACCTCGATAAGACCGTCACCGAAGAATAG
- a CDS encoding aminotransferase class V-fold PLP-dependent enzyme has protein sequence MGTQESAPLDVARLREDFPILSRTVGDDTPLVYLDNAATSQTPNRVIDIFGDYYRGYNANVHRGIHHLSQEASIAYEEAHDRVAEFVGAAGREEMIFTKNTTESINLVAYAWGLNELGEGDNVVLTEMEHHASLVTWQQIAKRTGAEVRYIRITDDGKLDMDHAAELIDDDTQMVSAVHISNTLGTVNPIRDLAALAHDHDAYIFGDGAQAVPNRPVDVKALDVDFYAFSGHKMCGPTGIGGLYGRKEILENMEPFLYGGEMIRKVTYEDSSWNDLPWKYEAGTPLIAEGIAFAEACDYLDEIGLEKIQAHEHQLAQYALERLNEFDDVTTYGPGLGEDRSGLVSFTLDDLHAHDLSSIVNDYGVAIRAGDHCTQPLHDRLGISASARASFYLYNTREEVDALVDAVDAAREIFASV, from the coding sequence ATGGGAACCCAAGAGTCAGCACCACTCGACGTCGCCCGTCTCCGGGAGGATTTCCCAATCCTTTCGCGGACCGTCGGCGACGACACGCCACTGGTGTACCTCGACAATGCGGCCACAAGTCAGACGCCAAATCGCGTCATCGACATCTTCGGGGACTACTATCGGGGCTACAACGCGAACGTCCACCGGGGCATCCACCATCTGAGCCAGGAGGCGTCTATCGCTTACGAAGAGGCACACGACAGAGTCGCCGAGTTCGTCGGCGCAGCCGGCCGCGAGGAGATGATTTTCACGAAGAACACGACCGAGAGCATCAACCTCGTCGCCTACGCGTGGGGCCTGAACGAACTCGGTGAAGGCGACAACGTCGTCCTCACGGAGATGGAACACCACGCCTCGCTGGTTACCTGGCAGCAAATCGCCAAGCGGACGGGTGCGGAGGTGCGCTACATCCGTATCACGGACGACGGGAAACTCGACATGGACCACGCGGCGGAACTCATCGACGACGACACGCAGATGGTCAGCGCGGTCCACATCTCGAACACGCTCGGCACGGTCAACCCGATTCGCGACCTCGCTGCTCTCGCCCACGACCACGACGCCTACATCTTCGGTGACGGGGCCCAGGCAGTGCCGAACCGACCGGTGGACGTCAAAGCTCTGGACGTGGATTTCTACGCCTTTTCCGGTCACAAGATGTGCGGACCAACCGGCATTGGCGGCCTCTACGGGCGGAAGGAGATTCTCGAGAACATGGAGCCGTTCCTCTACGGCGGCGAGATGATTCGGAAGGTCACCTACGAGGACTCCTCGTGGAACGACCTGCCGTGGAAGTACGAGGCCGGCACGCCGCTCATCGCAGAAGGCATCGCCTTCGCCGAGGCGTGTGACTACCTAGACGAGATTGGTCTGGAGAAGATTCAGGCCCACGAGCACCAGCTCGCCCAGTACGCGCTCGAACGCCTCAACGAGTTCGACGACGTGACGACCTACGGGCCGGGCCTGGGCGAAGACCGCTCTGGGCTCGTCTCGTTCACCCTCGACGACCTCCACGCCCACGACCTTTCGAGCATCGTCAACGACTACGGCGTGGCCATCCGTGCGGGCGACCACTGTACGCAACCGCTCCACGACCGCCTCGGCATCTCCGCGTCCGCTCGGGCGTCGTTCTATCTCTACAACACACGAGAAGAGGTCGATGCGCTCGTCGACGCCGTCGACGCTGCCCGCGAAATCTTCGCGAGCGTCTGA
- a CDS encoding mandelate racemase/muconate lactonizing enzyme family protein — protein MQITGVSQYHVEHHLDGAFYPTWIPGYPQGTHEAEIFEIETDAGISGITASPSFAGGIDYENALSLFLLGEDPHNVAGIRRKLASIDLVGPRPWHIETALWDIIGKDAGKPVYELFGAESRAIPAYASTGEVQSAPDRIEYVEQRVAEGFEAVKLRVQSTADLEIVREVREAFPDLTLMVDANKGWSVRVMDEEKQWSLADAREVCRELEDIGNIVWLEEPLPRHDYRGYARLREQTDVPIAGGEFNNGPHHVREFLRAEALDVLQPDSMLALGMGETVSLAQSAAQQGVSVVPHTWTNAIGFAANLHVMAAVGSPWCEFPLEPPWTPESWSFMLEETFTADEGTVTPPEGPGLGVTLNRDVLPDT, from the coding sequence ATGCAGATAACTGGTGTCTCCCAGTATCACGTCGAACACCATCTGGACGGGGCGTTCTACCCGACGTGGATTCCCGGCTACCCGCAGGGAACACACGAGGCCGAGATTTTCGAAATCGAAACCGACGCGGGCATCTCCGGCATCACCGCGAGTCCGAGTTTCGCCGGCGGCATCGACTACGAGAACGCCCTCTCGCTGTTCTTGCTCGGCGAGGACCCACACAACGTCGCAGGCATCCGGCGGAAACTCGCGAGCATCGACCTCGTCGGCCCGCGCCCGTGGCACATCGAGACTGCCCTCTGGGACATCATCGGCAAGGACGCGGGAAAGCCGGTGTACGAACTGTTCGGGGCCGAGTCCCGGGCGATTCCAGCGTACGCCTCCACGGGCGAGGTCCAGTCCGCCCCAGACCGCATCGAGTACGTGGAACAGCGCGTCGCCGAGGGGTTCGAGGCGGTGAAACTCCGCGTCCAGTCGACAGCCGACCTCGAAATCGTCCGCGAAGTCAGAGAAGCGTTCCCCGACCTGACGCTGATGGTGGACGCGAACAAGGGTTGGAGCGTCCGGGTGATGGACGAAGAAAAGCAGTGGTCACTCGCCGACGCCCGTGAGGTGTGTCGCGAACTCGAGGATATCGGCAATATCGTGTGGCTCGAAGAGCCACTTCCGCGCCACGACTACCGGGGCTACGCTCGCCTGCGCGAGCAGACGGACGTGCCCATCGCGGGCGGAGAGTTCAACAACGGCCCTCACCACGTTCGCGAGTTCCTGCGTGCGGAGGCGCTCGACGTCCTCCAGCCCGATTCCATGCTCGCCCTCGGTATGGGGGAGACGGTTTCTCTTGCCCAATCGGCCGCCCAGCAGGGCGTTTCGGTCGTTCCGCACACGTGGACGAACGCCATCGGGTTCGCCGCGAACCTCCACGTGATGGCCGCCGTGGGCAGTCCGTGGTGCGAATTCCCGCTCGAACCGCCGTGGACGCCCGAATCGTGGAGTTTCATGCTGGAGGAGACGTTCACCGCGGACGAGGGAACCGTCACCCCGCCGGAGGGCCCTGGACTCGGTGTCACGCTGAACCGCGACGTACTGCCCGACACGTAA
- a CDS encoding DUF424 domain-containing protein, whose product MIVNERQTPEGLLVSVCDSDILGETFTDGDVSISVSESFYGGDETDEQGVVASLQRATVANIVGTQAIQVAVENGFVDESTVLTIGETRHAQVLRLG is encoded by the coding sequence ATGATCGTAAACGAACGGCAGACCCCCGAAGGCCTGCTCGTCTCCGTCTGTGATTCGGACATCCTCGGCGAGACGTTCACCGATGGCGACGTCTCCATCTCCGTGAGCGAGAGCTTCTACGGCGGCGACGAGACCGACGAACAGGGCGTCGTCGCGAGCCTTCAGCGGGCGACCGTCGCGAACATCGTCGGCACGCAGGCGATTCAGGTCGCCGTCGAAAACGGATTCGTCGACGAGAGCACGGTGCTCACCATCGGCGAGACGCGGCACGCACAGGTCTTGCGCCTCGGCTAA
- a CDS encoding tetratricopeptide repeat protein, protein MTDPDRDPHRFSEGQGFSDSYDEFDLDPPELKVDPSKVDPVDSRVLTDLLDERQLAKDDVDAPQLLEVGLGYMQINRFEQATEAFGRAAQFAEDDLVAQESWVNKGAAHAELEEFDEAIGAYQEAISLDDRSEHAASAETNLAYALWQFGRPEQALEHAERAVEIDPRFPQAWYNRGFFLLERGLAQEALNCFDNALRLGFRTIDLLEEKARAHEEVGEDDLAEQFAEEAEELRQEAERKLVEE, encoded by the coding sequence ATGACCGACCCCGACCGCGACCCACACCGGTTCTCGGAGGGACAGGGTTTCTCAGACTCGTACGACGAGTTCGACCTCGACCCACCCGAATTGAAAGTCGACCCCTCGAAGGTGGACCCGGTTGACTCTCGCGTCCTCACCGACCTGCTCGACGAGCGCCAGCTCGCGAAAGACGACGTAGACGCCCCACAACTCCTCGAAGTCGGCCTCGGCTACATGCAAATCAACCGCTTCGAACAGGCGACGGAGGCGTTCGGGCGCGCCGCGCAGTTCGCAGAAGACGACCTCGTCGCCCAGGAGTCCTGGGTGAACAAAGGTGCGGCCCACGCCGAGTTAGAGGAGTTCGACGAAGCGATTGGCGCGTATCAGGAAGCCATCTCGCTCGACGACCGCTCCGAGCACGCCGCGAGCGCGGAGACGAACCTCGCCTACGCGCTCTGGCAGTTCGGTCGCCCGGAGCAAGCGCTCGAACACGCAGAGCGCGCCGTCGAAATCGACCCGCGCTTCCCGCAGGCGTGGTACAATCGCGGCTTCTTCCTGCTCGAACGCGGTCTCGCACAGGAGGCGCTCAACTGCTTCGACAACGCGCTTCGCCTCGGTTTCCGCACCATCGACCTGCTTGAGGAGAAGGCTCGCGCCCACGAGGAAGTCGGCGAGGACGACCTCGCAGAGCAGTTCGCAGAGGAGGCAGAAGAGCTGCGCCAGGAAGCAGAGCGCAAACTCGTCGAAGAATGA
- the thpR gene encoding RNA 2',3'-cyclic phosphodiesterase, giving the protein MRLFVSIDLDGLAAAVAAVQEPLASVSGLDLVDPNQTHVTLKFLGEVGEKSVPEIETAVSEAVRTTAIRPFTATFEGLGAFPNSDYIRVVWLGVSDGASELTRLYEAIERRLIEEGFEPESHEFTPHVTLGRMRHGGGKEKLQRALETEGVTAGSMEVREVRLKESLLSGDAPEYVTVSRFELI; this is encoded by the coding sequence ATGCGACTGTTCGTGAGCATCGACCTGGACGGGCTCGCAGCGGCGGTCGCCGCCGTCCAGGAACCCCTCGCGTCGGTAAGTGGACTCGACCTCGTGGACCCGAACCAGACCCACGTCACGCTCAAATTCCTCGGCGAAGTCGGTGAGAAGAGCGTGCCGGAAATCGAAACCGCCGTCAGCGAAGCCGTCAGAACGACGGCGATTCGCCCCTTCACGGCGACGTTCGAGGGGCTCGGCGCGTTTCCGAACAGCGACTACATTCGCGTCGTGTGGCTCGGCGTCTCGGACGGAGCATCGGAATTGACCCGGCTCTACGAGGCCATCGAACGCCGACTCATCGAGGAGGGATTCGAGCCCGAAAGCCACGAGTTCACGCCGCACGTCACCCTCGGGCGGATGCGCCACGGCGGGGGCAAGGAAAAACTCCAGCGGGCACTCGAAACGGAGGGGGTGACCGCCGGGTCGATGGAGGTACGCGAGGTGCGCCTCAAAGAGAGTCTGCTCTCCGGTGACGCCCCCGAATACGTCACCGTGTCGCGGTTCGAACTGATTTAG